Proteins from one Vibrio coralliirubri genomic window:
- a CDS encoding BamA/TamA family outer membrane protein produces the protein MIKSKLFHSVSLIGALFSSVSYGSFFDAVDDQFDMGHHIAENAVGFLPVPVLITEPAVGYGGGLVGVFMHETDEQKQQRKQAALNAIDGGAQLVPGAITVLGAAGTENGSWFAFVGHRHTWLNDTIRYTGGVGAGQMNLSIYKDLSLELPNNKSTDIQPLEFSTETRGVVLQQGVQFRVADTPLMLGVKQFVSYTEITSDSQIVDKLMEYTLGQTIVTSGLGLTADYDTRNNLFYPTSGYQFSADYMVYDEKLGSDQAYRKLDVEGEVYVPLATQWTLAFAANYQNFQSDELFLSPTTQPYIQLRGVSSYRYQGDEITTLQSQVVFDIDDRWNVSGFYGYGQAKEEAELSQDQTVGAYGVGFRYQIARRYGLRIGMDLARSDDENAFYISLGSGF, from the coding sequence ATGATTAAATCTAAATTGTTTCATTCTGTCTCGCTAATCGGCGCTCTTTTTTCTTCTGTTTCTTATGGCTCATTTTTCGATGCTGTGGACGACCAATTCGATATGGGTCACCACATTGCAGAAAACGCCGTGGGCTTCTTACCCGTACCGGTTTTGATTACCGAACCTGCCGTTGGTTATGGCGGGGGGCTTGTCGGCGTATTCATGCATGAAACGGACGAGCAGAAACAGCAAAGAAAACAAGCGGCACTCAATGCTATCGATGGAGGCGCACAGCTTGTTCCTGGTGCGATAACAGTATTGGGTGCAGCGGGTACAGAAAACGGATCGTGGTTTGCCTTTGTCGGGCATCGACACACATGGTTGAACGATACCATTCGTTACACGGGTGGTGTTGGGGCTGGGCAAATGAATCTTAGTATCTATAAAGATTTGTCACTAGAGCTCCCAAATAACAAGTCTACGGACATCCAACCGTTAGAGTTTTCTACTGAGACTCGTGGTGTTGTTTTGCAGCAAGGAGTCCAATTTCGAGTGGCAGATACGCCTCTTATGTTGGGCGTCAAACAGTTCGTTTCTTATACCGAGATAACTTCTGACAGTCAGATCGTTGATAAGTTGATGGAGTACACCTTAGGTCAAACCATCGTGACTTCGGGTTTAGGATTGACTGCGGATTACGATACTCGCAACAACTTATTTTACCCAACCAGTGGCTATCAATTTTCAGCTGATTACATGGTTTACGATGAAAAGTTAGGCAGTGATCAAGCATACCGAAAGTTAGATGTCGAAGGGGAAGTCTATGTCCCACTGGCAACACAATGGACGCTGGCTTTTGCGGCCAATTATCAAAACTTTCAATCAGATGAATTGTTTCTTTCGCCAACCACTCAACCGTATATTCAATTAAGAGGCGTGTCTTCCTATCGATATCAAGGGGATGAGATTACCACTCTCCAATCTCAAGTTGTTTTCGACATTGATGATCGTTGGAATGTGTCTGGGTTTTATGGATATGGTCAGGCGAAAGAAGAAGCAGAACTTAGCCAAGACCAAACAGTAGGAGCTTATGGTGTCGGGTTTCGATATCAGATAGCTCGCCGATATGGGTTACGAATTGGTATGGACTTGGCTCGAAGCGACGACGAAAACGCTTTCTATATTAGCTTAGGGAGTGGTTTTTAA
- a CDS encoding C45 family autoproteolytic acyltransferase/hydolase, with the protein MNTSTLTTKAQFENGTMFETGEEMLYVLQLNGSWYEMGKQYGNLSKEHMQAMYDVIVQPEFDKGLISQKEAYELFGTRVFAALSLRRKQYFQGVADGLGWPLEKVIVLDQSGPMAIYLGKLHSFSGCSSLATWGESTVDGHSVVGRNMDWSDLFLDFPIYTTVYNPTDGSNALVNVSWPGWQWMVTGFNDKGVYTDLHDGTSMGGNIVSVEKPSFLNSVVDYMAESDSIEALSSRFQASRTDIASIWMLADKSGQACAYENTIQENRKRVSDKDASSFATVNTFLNPDWGLGIRETQSFSLKRFDNLNARHDDLCGHIDAEAMRNIFDLPLYNEDGSFKENGGVTKPTNQDVDLTNYQIVADLNELQMWVKLPALGSDTNWAHIDVKSLFNNK; encoded by the coding sequence ATGAACACTTCAACACTTACTACTAAAGCACAATTCGAAAACGGCACAATGTTTGAAACTGGCGAGGAAATGCTTTATGTCCTGCAGCTTAACGGCAGCTGGTATGAAATGGGTAAGCAGTACGGAAACTTGTCAAAAGAGCACATGCAAGCGATGTACGACGTTATTGTTCAGCCTGAATTTGATAAAGGGCTAATCAGCCAAAAAGAAGCATATGAATTGTTTGGCACTCGCGTTTTCGCAGCACTTTCTTTACGTCGTAAGCAATACTTCCAAGGTGTAGCAGATGGTCTAGGCTGGCCACTGGAAAAAGTCATCGTGCTAGACCAAAGCGGTCCAATGGCGATTTACCTTGGAAAGCTACACTCATTCTCTGGTTGTTCTTCGTTAGCGACTTGGGGTGAAAGCACGGTCGATGGTCATTCGGTTGTTGGTCGTAATATGGACTGGAGTGATCTGTTCCTAGACTTCCCAATCTATACAACGGTTTATAACCCAACAGATGGTTCAAATGCATTAGTGAATGTGAGCTGGCCGGGTTGGCAGTGGATGGTTACTGGTTTTAACGACAAGGGTGTGTATACCGATCTGCATGACGGTACATCAATGGGCGGCAATATTGTATCGGTTGAGAAGCCATCTTTCTTAAACTCAGTGGTCGATTACATGGCGGAATCTGATTCGATCGAAGCTCTTAGCTCACGCTTCCAAGCGTCACGTACTGATATTGCTTCAATCTGGATGTTAGCGGATAAAAGCGGTCAGGCTTGTGCTTACGAGAACACAATCCAAGAAAACAGAAAACGCGTCAGCGATAAAGACGCTAGCTCGTTTGCGACGGTTAATACGTTCTTAAACCCAGATTGGGGTTTGGGTATCCGTGAAACTCAAAGCTTTTCACTAAAACGTTTTGATAACTTAAATGCACGCCATGATGACCTGTGCGGTCACATTGATGCTGAGGCAATGCGTAACATCTTTGACTTACCACTGTATAACGAAGATGGCAGCTTCAAAGAAAATGGTGGTGTGACTAAGCCAACCAATCAAGATGTGGATCTAACTAACTACCAAATCGTAGCTGACTTAAATGAGCTGCAAATGTGGGTGAAACTTCCTGCGCTTGGCAGCGACACCAACTGGGCTCATATTGATGTTAAGTCTTTGTTTAACAACAAGTAA
- a CDS encoding VOC family protein has protein sequence MEISQLDHLVLTVSDLQVTVDFYQRVLGMKPIEFGEGRLALSFGTQKINLHLSGSEFEPKARRVQVGSADLCFVTNTPIAKVVEHIQAQGVVIEEGPVPRTGAIGKIVSVYIRDPDGNLIELSNY, from the coding sequence ATGGAAATCAGTCAGTTGGATCATTTGGTATTAACCGTGAGTGATTTACAAGTTACGGTCGACTTTTACCAACGGGTGCTTGGAATGAAGCCCATCGAATTTGGTGAGGGCAGGTTAGCGTTGTCATTTGGGACGCAGAAGATCAATTTACACCTCAGTGGCAGCGAGTTCGAGCCAAAGGCAAGGCGTGTTCAGGTCGGAAGCGCAGACCTCTGCTTTGTTACCAATACACCAATTGCTAAAGTTGTCGAACATATCCAAGCGCAAGGCGTCGTGATAGAAGAAGGACCAGTACCACGAACAGGTGCAATAGGAAAAATTGTCTCTGTTTATATTCGTGATCCTGATGGCAATCTGATTGAGCTCTCGAATTATTAG
- the trpS gene encoding tryptophan--tRNA ligase, translated as MNTNSNSHIDSNSYTNKPEIILTGDRATGPLHLGHYVGSLKQRVSLQHIHDQTILVADMQGLTDNAHNPSKVSSNILNVVADYLAVGIDPTKTTICLQSQLPVLAELTMFYSNLVSIARLERNPTVKSEIQNKEFGRSIPAGFLTYPISQAADITAFNATLVPVGDDQLPMLEQTNEIVRKVNSLAGKPILNECRPLLSNASRLPSTDGKSKMSKSMGNAINLGATEKEIRAAVKSMYTDPNHLRIEDPGKVEGNIVFTYLDAFHTDTNYVSQLKEHYQRGGLGDGQTKKVLEECLQEMLRPIRERRSELLDDKAQLIEILRNGTQVSRERTQKVLFDVKDVFGLNII; from the coding sequence ATGAATACCAACTCAAACAGCCATATCGACAGCAACAGCTATACCAACAAGCCTGAAATCATTCTGACTGGCGATAGAGCAACTGGGCCTTTGCATTTGGGTCATTACGTCGGTTCACTTAAACAAAGAGTTTCTTTGCAGCATATTCACGACCAAACGATATTGGTTGCCGACATGCAAGGGCTTACCGACAATGCCCATAATCCTTCGAAGGTTTCGTCCAATATTCTGAATGTGGTCGCTGATTATCTTGCGGTGGGTATCGACCCGACCAAGACCACGATTTGTCTGCAATCACAGTTGCCGGTGTTAGCTGAGCTCACCATGTTTTACAGCAATCTTGTTTCTATCGCTCGCTTGGAACGTAATCCAACGGTCAAAAGCGAAATTCAGAACAAAGAGTTTGGACGTTCAATTCCAGCAGGCTTCCTCACTTATCCCATCTCACAGGCGGCAGACATCACCGCTTTCAACGCGACTTTAGTGCCTGTCGGTGATGATCAACTGCCGATGTTAGAACAAACCAATGAGATTGTAAGAAAGGTTAATTCGCTCGCTGGCAAACCAATCTTGAATGAATGCAGACCACTTCTCAGCAATGCATCTCGCCTCCCTAGTACCGATGGTAAAAGTAAGATGTCTAAATCGATGGGTAACGCCATTAATCTTGGTGCGACAGAGAAAGAGATCAGAGCTGCCGTTAAATCCATGTATACCGATCCAAATCATCTACGAATTGAAGACCCAGGCAAAGTAGAAGGCAATATCGTGTTCACTTATCTTGATGCTTTTCACACAGACACTAACTATGTCAGTCAACTAAAAGAGCATTATCAAAGAGGTGGGCTAGGCGATGGACAAACTAAGAAAGTGTTGGAAGAGTGCTTACAAGAGATGCTTCGTCCTATTCGTGAAAGAAGATCAGAGTTATTGGATGATAAAGCGCAACTCATCGAAATTTTACGCAATGGCACCCAAGTCTCTAGAGAAAGAACGCAAAAGGTATTGTTCGATGTAAAAGACGTCTTTGGTCTGAATATTATCTAG
- a CDS encoding delta-class carbonic anhydrase: MKNKSVFLSVAMVMLSAHANASDANHESVSDGVIAEQRAKLSENTQGQGFGPQAPRDLGSLEGTNTRLFSDAPDSTAMNLCNIHFHKNAEHKGGEFTQYAGNGDGKGFQSGFKYTGKLSSAELKPFEGKVCPSEHGSLHSGDTIEVHYVYSTAQVEPGETLGACFNDAITNPQLRVETQVYVLVNDDKALDFEALAKHSKVNGLHQAPNIPQDTGSAIQYAGSTTGPGYNEQGSPFQVTWSVRPQVAKVNIATVGSWCEGNDFNEDHAHGVRNLVVNPELLSPIRND, encoded by the coding sequence ATGAAGAATAAGAGTGTGTTTTTAAGTGTCGCGATGGTGATGTTGTCAGCTCATGCAAATGCATCAGATGCGAACCATGAGTCTGTATCAGATGGTGTTATCGCAGAACAAAGAGCGAAGCTTTCTGAAAATACCCAAGGACAAGGTTTTGGACCGCAAGCTCCACGAGATTTGGGTTCATTAGAAGGAACAAATACCAGACTGTTCTCGGATGCTCCTGATTCAACAGCGATGAACTTATGTAATATTCACTTCCATAAAAATGCTGAGCATAAAGGCGGTGAGTTTACTCAATACGCTGGCAACGGTGATGGTAAGGGATTCCAGAGTGGCTTTAAATACACAGGAAAACTGAGTTCTGCTGAGCTGAAACCATTTGAGGGCAAGGTTTGTCCGAGCGAGCATGGTTCTTTGCATTCGGGTGACACCATTGAAGTTCACTATGTTTATTCAACGGCGCAAGTTGAACCGGGTGAAACACTGGGTGCTTGTTTTAACGACGCGATCACCAACCCGCAACTGCGTGTAGAAACCCAAGTTTACGTATTAGTGAATGACGACAAAGCACTCGACTTTGAAGCGCTCGCTAAACATTCAAAAGTGAACGGCTTACACCAAGCACCAAACATCCCACAAGATACGGGCTCAGCGATTCAATACGCAGGCTCTACAACGGGCCCTGGTTATAATGAGCAAGGTTCACCTTTCCAAGTAACATGGAGCGTTCGTCCACAAGTAGCGAAAGTAAACATCGCGACAGTGGGTAGCTGGTGTGAAGGTAATGACTTCAACGAAGACCACGCCCACGGTGTGAGAAACTTGGTGGTTAACCCTGAGCTATTATCACCTATTCGTAACGACTAA
- a CDS encoding D-serine ammonia-lyase → MTVLNIDKLISDFPLLQRLAALDEVTWFNPNSTTLEQGLPYVGLGEQDIHDASMRLQRFAPYLAKAFSETQATNGIIESELVDIPSMKSVLEAHSQQPIKGRLMMKKDSHLPISGSIKARGGVYEVLTHAEKLAIEAGLLCESDDYSKLLEPEFRDFFQQYSIAVGSTGNLGMSIGIMSAKLGFTVSVHMSADARAWKKSKLREHGVNVVEYEQDYGVAVEQGRKEAEQDPRCFFIDDENSQTLFLGYSVAGQRLKQQFKQQLISVDKEHPLFVYLPCGVGGGPGGVAFGLKMAFGDHVHCIFAEPTHSPCMLLGVHTGLHDEIAVQDLGIDNLTAADGLAVGRASGFVGRAMERLLDGYYTLTDERMYQLLGELNQAEGIQLEPSALAGMPGAVHVEQNSEYLERLGIDNSTLANATHLVWATGGGMVPKQEMAAYLAKSSV, encoded by the coding sequence ATGACTGTATTGAATATCGACAAGCTCATCTCAGATTTCCCACTGCTTCAACGATTAGCGGCACTCGATGAAGTGACTTGGTTTAACCCAAACAGCACGACTTTGGAGCAAGGTTTACCCTATGTGGGATTAGGCGAACAAGATATTCACGATGCGAGCATGAGGCTACAAAGGTTTGCTCCTTATCTAGCCAAGGCGTTTTCGGAAACTCAAGCGACCAATGGCATCATCGAGTCAGAGCTTGTTGACATTCCATCTATGAAATCAGTATTGGAAGCGCATTCTCAGCAGCCTATAAAAGGGCGTTTGATGATGAAGAAAGACAGCCATTTACCGATTTCAGGTTCAATCAAAGCGCGCGGTGGTGTTTATGAAGTACTAACGCATGCCGAGAAGCTTGCCATTGAAGCCGGGTTACTGTGTGAGAGCGATGACTACAGTAAGTTGCTCGAACCTGAGTTTCGTGACTTCTTCCAACAATACAGCATTGCGGTAGGCTCCACAGGTAATCTAGGCATGTCGATCGGTATCATGAGTGCCAAATTGGGCTTTACTGTCTCTGTTCATATGTCGGCAGATGCGAGAGCTTGGAAGAAAAGCAAACTTCGAGAGCATGGCGTCAACGTTGTTGAGTATGAACAAGATTATGGTGTTGCAGTAGAACAAGGTCGCAAAGAGGCAGAGCAAGATCCTCGATGCTTTTTCATTGATGATGAAAACTCGCAAACCCTGTTCCTTGGTTATTCGGTGGCAGGGCAAAGGCTCAAACAGCAGTTTAAGCAACAACTCATTTCAGTGGATAAAGAACACCCATTATTTGTTTACTTGCCGTGTGGGGTAGGTGGTGGCCCTGGTGGTGTGGCATTTGGCTTGAAGATGGCCTTTGGTGATCATGTCCATTGTATTTTTGCTGAACCGACTCATTCACCTTGCATGTTGCTCGGTGTTCATACGGGTTTGCATGATGAGATTGCGGTTCAAGATCTTGGTATCGATAACTTAACAGCTGCGGATGGTTTGGCGGTGGGGCGAGCATCTGGATTTGTCGGTCGCGCGATGGAGCGTTTGCTTGATGGTTATTACACGTTAACCGATGAACGCATGTACCAATTGCTAGGTGAGCTGAATCAAGCAGAGGGCATTCAACTTGAGCCTTCTGCGCTAGCGGGTATGCCAGGTGCGGTTCATGTTGAACAAAATAGTGAGTATCTGGAAAGGTTAGGCATCGATAATTCTACGTTAGCCAATGCCACTCATCTTGTTTGGGCGACTGGTGGCGGTATGGTTCCAAAGCAAGAAATGGCAGCGTATTTAGCCAAGTCTTCGGTGTAA